One region of Leucoraja erinacea ecotype New England chromosome 10, Leri_hhj_1, whole genome shotgun sequence genomic DNA includes:
- the LOC129700655 gene encoding laminin subunit gamma-1-like, producing the protein MPWFRLLCYCLSFTVQDKALTMVTWAEKAVESLFDAEVALNDIMLLDQNMTDANRQLTQLETDFANKQRSVNEDTSMAAKIAGTVGAATMNAENAKDSATETMKLINDLLQSMGNPATIDTTKLEHVENSLQIFKNQWINELESSFQQLTDAAAGQKQKIAAFDRDIVDIRGDIRNLELIRDTLPTGCYNTAAVERP; encoded by the exons ATGCCATGGTTTCGGCTGCTCTGTTACTGCTTGTCATTTACGGTCCAGGACAAGGCATTAACAATGGTCACGTGGGCAGAG AAGGCAGTTGAATCGCTATTTGATGCAGAAGTTGCATTAAATGATATCATGTTACTGGATCAAAACATGACTGATGCAAATAGACAATTGACACAGCTGGAGACTGATTTTGCTAATAAACAGAGATCTGTGAATGAAGATACATCCATGGCAGCGAAG ATTGCAGGCACTGTAGGTGCGGCAACTATGAATGCAGAAAATGCAAAGGATTCAGCGACTGAAACAATGAAATTGATCAATGATTTGCTGCAATCTATGG GTAACCCAGCCACGATTGACACTACCAAGTTAGAACATGTGGAGAATTCACTTCAGATCTTCAAAAATCAATGGATTAATGAACTAGAATCAAGTTTTCAACAACTGACTGATGCCGCTGCTGGGCAGAAGCAAAAAATTGCAGCTTTTGACCGCGACATCGTTGACATCCGTGGAGATATTAGAAATCTTGAGCTCATCAGAGACACTTTACCCACAGGATGCTACAACACTGCAGCAGTTGAAAGGCCTTAA